GTCGGTGATGCTAGTGACGTTGGGGGTGAGTTTGGCAAGGATTGGGAGTTCACACGCCTCTCGGCACTTGGCAACGAGGCTCTCGCACATCTGGGGATCCGTGCCGAAATCGACGCCACCGGAAACATTCGGGCAGGAAATATTCAGCTCGATCGCGGCCACGCCTTCACATGCTCCGAGTTGGGCACACATCTCGACGAACTCAGCCTCGGTCCGGCCTGCGATACTGACGACAATCGAGGTGCCGAGACTCGCGAGGTAGGGCAAATGATGCGCAATGAACGCATCAATCCCATCATTGTCGAGGCCAATCGAATTGAGCATCCCCGAGGGCGTTTCGATCGTACGCCAAGGGGCATTGCCTTGACGGGGTTGCTTGGTGACGGTCTTGGGTAGGATTCCTCCAAGGCGGGAGAGATCGACCAGACGTTCCATTTCCCGCGCGTAGCCAAACGTGCCCGAAGCGACAAGCACTGGGTTAGCGAGATGCAGGCGGCCGAGTTCGACCGCGAGGTCGACTTCGGTTTGCGAGGGTGGCTTGTCCGTGGAAGGAAATGCGTTCAAAAGGGAATCCAGTTATGAAGATTTTAGCTTTCTACTTCTGCACTTTTGCACGCCGACTTGATTTCGCCGTGCAAAAGTCAAACCAAGCATCTTGGCCGCACGGCTGTTACCTGTTGCCAGGTAACGGTTTATGTTGAACCTGCCGCTGGTGGTCAAGGGACTTTTGCTTTCTGGGCGGGTGAGAACCGGGCCCAGTCGAGCAAAAGTCGGTTCGCCCCGGCCTGAAAAGCCCACTCGTACGATGCAGCGAGAACCTATTCTAGCGGAAATACTGGCTGATTTCGCGTGCGAAAGTAGAAGGCTAGGCTGGGATACTGAGCTTAATGCTTAGCAACTCGCAGTAGCAAACCACGTAGATCGTCTGGTCAATTCCATGGGAACAAATAGAAGGCGAGCCAAACGCCAGATGCCCA
The genomic region above belongs to Lacipirellulaceae bacterium and contains:
- a CDS encoding dihydroorotate dehydrogenase; the protein is MNAFPSTDKPPSQTEVDLAVELGRLHLANPVLVASGTFGYAREMERLVDLSRLGGILPKTVTKQPRQGNAPWRTIETPSGMLNSIGLDNDGIDAFIAHHLPYLASLGTSIVVSIAGRTEAEFVEMCAQLGACEGVAAIELNISCPNVSGGVDFGTDPQMCESLVAKCREACELPILAKLTPNVTSITDMAHAASAAGADALSLINTCQGMAVDWRGRKPMLGNVIGGLSGPAIKPIALRCVYQAAQAVETPIIGIGGIATLDDVMEFLVAGASAVQLGTVNFYNPTVSMTILDALPKALAEIGAKSVSEAVGSLNR